From the Anopheles coustani chromosome X, idAnoCousDA_361_x.2, whole genome shotgun sequence genome, one window contains:
- the LOC131269187 gene encoding protein mab-21-like, translating to MLVPPDMVTVQSKTIFQINKYYAEKVQVRMGNIAIVLREICKIVQEVLREVEVQEPRFISSLVECNGRFEGLEVISPTAFEVVLYLNQMGVFNFVDDGSLPGAAVLKLSDGRKRSMSLWVEFITASGYLSARKIRSRFHTLVAQAVEKCPYRDMVKLVPDTTEVKLKIRERYVVQITPAFKCTGIWPRSAAHWPLLNIPWPHPALVAEVKTEGFDLLSKESVILQGKNANIEGDAWLLHFTEAENRLLQGGYRKRCLSILKTLCDRHLELPGAPINYYHLKTLLLYECEKHPREVEWDANCVADRLNGIFLQLISCLQCRRCPHYFLPSLDLFKGKSPTALDNASKHVWRLCRDILTSSKAFDRL from the exons ATGCTCGTGCCACCGGACATGGTGACCGTGCAGTCGAAGACGATCTTCCAGATCAACAAGTACTACGCGGAGAAGGTGCAGGTGCGTATGGGCAACATCGCGATCGTGCTGCGGGAGATCTGCAAGATCGTGCAGGAGGTGTTGCGCGAGGTCGAGGTCCAGGAGCCCCGCTTCATCTCGAGCCTGGTCGAGTGCAATGGCAG GTTCGAGGGGCTGGAGGTGATATCGCCGACGGCGTTCGAGGTGGTCCTGTACCTCAACCAGATGGGCGTCTTCAACTTCGTCGATGATGGGTCGCTGCCGGGCGCGGCGGTGCTGAAGCTGAGCGACGGCCGGAAGCGGTCGATGTCGCTGTGGGTGGAGTTCATCACCGCCTCCGGCTACCTGTCCGCGCGCAAGATCCGCTCCCGCTTCCACACGCTGGTGGCGCAGGCCGTGGAGAAGTGCCCGTACCGGGACATGGTGAAGCTGGTGCCGGACACGACCGAGGTGAAGCTGAAGATACGCGAACGGTACGTCGTGCAGATTACGCCCGCCTTCAAGTGTACCGGCATATGGCCCCGGTCGGCCGCGCACTGGCCGCTGCTCAACATCCCCTGGCCCCATCCGGCTCTGGTGGCTGAGGTGAAGACGGAGGGCTTCGACCTGCTGTCGAAGGAGAGCGTCATCCTGCAGGGCAAGAACGCCAACATCGAGGGTGACGCCTGGCTGCTGCACTTCACCGAGGCGGAAAACCGGCTGCTGCAGGGTGGCTACCGGAAGCGCTGCCTCAGCATCCTCAAAACGCTCTGCGACCGCCATCTGGAGCTACCCGGGGCGCCCATCAACTACTACCACCTGAAGACGCTGCTGCTGTACGAGTGCGAGAAGCATCCGCGCGAGGTCGAGTGGGACGCGAACTGCGTCGCCGACCGGCTGAACGGCATCTTCCTGCAGCTCATCTCGTGCCTGCAGTGTCGCCGCTGCCCGCACTACTTCCTGCCCAGCCTCGACCTGTTCAAGGGTAAGTCGCCGACGGCGCTCGACAACGCGTCCAAGCACGTGTGGCGCCTCTGCCGGGACATTCTCACCAGCAGCAAGGCGTTCGATCGACTCTAG